DNA from Atribacterota bacterium:
AAGGTTTTAAAACTTAAAAGAAATATTAAAAATTATACCAATTATTTAGTAATTATCAAATATTTTTATCAGAAGCAAGTAGATGGTAAGATTCAGGCTGTCGACCAAGAATAGCATCAGTATAAGGCACAATTATTTTGTCATTAGCCAGATTAATAGAAAGTTTGGACATGCTTGCCATTTCCGAATTTTCAAGACACCCTGCAATGATTTGTCCCGATGGGTCGGTGATAATGCTGTGTCCATTATAATTCTTCCCAATACTGTTTGGGCATAAAATAAAAATCTTATTTTCTGCACTTCTTGCCCTGCAAATTTTTAAATGCTCATCGATAGAGAATTGACACGGCCAGATAATAATTTGTGCACCTTTTAAGGTTAGTATCCTGGCAATTTCGGGTAAATAACCCTCATAATCCAACATCAAGCCAATTCTACCAAGCTTTGTATTATGGACTTGAAAGTCATCTTCACCTGTATTAATTTTACTTATCTCATCGAATTCAAGATGTGTTTTCCTGTATTTTCCAATAATTTCTCCTGATTCGATAAGAAAAATTGTTTTATATCTTTTGCTGTCTTCCTGTTCACTCAAGACAATAGAACAAATAGCTGTTTTGTCTTTTGTCAGCTTTTTTAATAAATTTATAATAGAATGACTTTTTTGTTCAGAAATATAATTATTCTGGGAAAATGAAAATAAATTTACTTCCTGTGTTTCGAGGGTTTGAAAGAAATACTCTATTTTTTTCAGGTAATCATATGAATTCATTGTATCTTCTGTTTGAATGACTGTAGCAAAGGGGTATTTTACTATTTTCTCAGCCTTTTTAGTTTCATCTTTTTGAAAAGTCAAGTTAGAGGATGGCAAAGTAAGTATTTTATAATTTTTCGGCCTCCTATGCTCAAAAACATCTATTGTATTTGCTAATTTTTTATCATGAGATTTGCTGAGATCTATATCCTTTATTAAAATTTCTTCCAGGTTAGATGAAGCCATTGCTACAGTCTTTCCTTCGGGTGAGAAGAAGGAACTTTTTCCGCAATATTGAATTGATTTTTCTTCGATTCCGACCTTGTTGGCTGCAACAATCCAGACCTTGTTTTCCATAGCCCGGGTTGGCAGCATATAATCAACTTGAGGGTTAGACCATAATTTTTTTTCCAGACCATTGGTAACTAAATTAGTGAGATCCAGCAATAGTTCTGCTCCCTGCAGTGCCAGACAGCGTGCTATCTCCGGGAGACGTCCATCTGCGCAAATAAATATACCAATTTTACCAATTTTAGTATTAAAAACAGGATATTGATTACCACTCTGGAACCAAATATTATCAAAATGCCACAGGAAAGCTTTTCTAGTACGACCTACTTCTTCTCCCTTATCATCAATCAGAAAAGCTGAATTATACAGTATATTTTTTTCTTTTACATATTCCGGAAGTCCAACCGTAATAAAAATCTGGTATTTCCGGGCATAATTTTTGATTTCTGACAAAAATTGTACGGTTATATCAGAAAGAGTTTTGTAATTATCAATTATCTGTGGAGATAAAAAATAACAGGGATATGTACATTCCGGAAGAACTATCAAATCTGGTTTTGATTTTGCCGCCTTTTCTATTAATTGGAATATTTTTTCCCTATTTTCGGAATGCCTTGCATAAGACTTAGCTTCTATTTGAAGGCAGGCAATACGGATATTATTTTTTTTCATAGTACTCTCCTAAATATTAATGATTTTTGATAACCAGACCACAGAATTCATACAGTTATCTTATAGGTCTATTATAATCGGATAAACAGTGATGGTAAAATAGTCAATTATTATAATTATAACGTATTAATTGATTGTAGTTTTAAAAATAGATAAAAAATGGTAAGATTAATAAATAAAAAATTTAGGACAACAACAATGAATTTATTCCATGAACAGGAAAAGAAAAAGGAAAAATCAGCTCCCCTGGCAGATAGGATGAGGCCAAAAAGTCTTGATGGCTTTGTCGGGCAAGAAAAGATAATCGGCAAAGAAAAACCATTAAGAATAACTATTGAAAAAGACAGGTTACAATCAATTATCCTTTGGGGTCCGCCTGGTTCCGGGAAGACCACCCTTGCGATGATTATTGCCCAGATGACTAAAAGTCATTTTGTGCAATTCAGCGCTGTAACATCAGGTATTCCTGATCTAAAAAAGATGATTACAGATATTCATCAACGTTGGACTTATTATCAGCAAAAGACTATTCTCTTTGTGGATGAAATTCACCGATTCAATAAAACCCAACAAAATGCTTTTTTACCTTATGTAGAGGATGGAAGTATAATATTGATCGGTGCCACAACAGAAAATCCTTCCTTTGAAGTAATTTCACCACTATTGTCCCGCTCACATGTTTATGTTTTAGAATCCTTATCTGATGAAAATCTTTATAAAATTATAAAAAGGGCTTTGCAGGACAAAGAAAACGGATTGGGAAATTTACTGATAGAAATTGATGATGAAGTTATTAATTTTATTATACGCTTGTCTTATGGGGATGGTCGTATCGCTTTAAATATACTGGAATTTGCTGCTACTGCAAATTCTCCTGA
Protein-coding regions in this window:
- a CDS encoding carbon-nitrogen hydrolase family protein, translating into MKKNNIRIACLQIEAKSYARHSENREKIFQLIEKAAKSKPDLIVLPECTYPCYFLSPQIIDNYKTLSDITVQFLSEIKNYARKYQIFITVGLPEYVKEKNILYNSAFLIDDKGEEVGRTRKAFLWHFDNIWFQSGNQYPVFNTKIGKIGIFICADGRLPEIARCLALQGAELLLDLTNLVTNGLEKKLWSNPQVDYMLPTRAMENKVWIVAANKVGIEEKSIQYCGKSSFFSPEGKTVAMASSNLEEILIKDIDLSKSHDKKLANTIDVFEHRRPKNYKILTLPSSNLTFQKDETKKAEKIVKYPFATVIQTEDTMNSYDYLKKIEYFFQTLETQEVNLFSFSQNNYISEQKSHSIINLLKKLTKDKTAICSIVLSEQEDSKRYKTIFLIESGEIIGKYRKTHLEFDEISKINTGEDDFQVHNTKLGRIGLMLDYEGYLPEIARILTLKGAQIIIWPCQFSIDEHLKICRARSAENKIFILCPNSIGKNYNGHSIITDPSGQIIAGCLENSEMASMSKLSINLANDKIIVPYTDAILGRQPESYHLLASDKNI
- a CDS encoding replication-associated recombination protein A codes for the protein MNLFHEQEKKKEKSAPLADRMRPKSLDGFVGQEKIIGKEKPLRITIEKDRLQSIILWGPPGSGKTTLAMIIAQMTKSHFVQFSAVTSGIPDLKKMITDIHQRWTYYQQKTILFVDEIHRFNKTQQNAFLPYVEDGSIILIGATTENPSFEVISPLLSRSHVYVLESLSDENLYKIIKRALQDKENGLGNLLIEIDDEVINFIIRLSYGDGRIALNILEFAATANSPDAGGIIRINKKMIQEIVQKSSLRYDKTGEEHYNIISALHKSMRDSDPDAALYWVTRMIESGENPLYIARRLIRFASEDVGNADPSALAVAVSAMQAVHFLGMPEGDLALIQAATYLSTAPKSNALYKGRQIAGKDIKTYGHLPVPLVIRNAPTRMMKEMNYGKGYQYAHDFQDAIVKQQHLPDKLKDRRYYFPTDRGYEKEIKKNILLINKYKKDNTEKNNQFS